From the genome of Argentina anserina chromosome 4, drPotAnse1.1, whole genome shotgun sequence, one region includes:
- the LOC126790906 gene encoding mitochondrial outer membrane import complex protein METAXIN, translating to MEDYTLVVRKPCFGLPTACPSCLPVFFYLKFANLPFQLDYNLTYPDSDKIPYVELGEDYVAYNNEKSGVIERLKEDGIADLDSEFEGVSEWISMKAMVNSWLGDALKYELWVGTDGAAAQSIYSSNLPWPIGKVLFLKQVYNVKQQFGITSDNADEIEHQIYKRASMVFGALSSRLADQMFLYENRPSSLDAVFLSQALITLQALPETSILRSKFLEHENLVGYASRIKMELIDAGTSSSVPNFHANPSSSAPRGGPSNWRSRPKTKPKREKTKEEKDFKRRAKYFLAAQLVSVVVFVTLMSQVDGLEDELDYDAEGFDLDE from the exons ATGGAAGACTACACTCTCGTGGTTCGGAAGCCCTGCTTTGGCCTCCCTACTGCTTGCCCTTCATGCCTCCCTGTCTTCTTCTACCTCAAATTCGCCAACCTCCCTTTTCAATTGGACTACAATCTCACCTACCCTGATTCTG ATAAGATTCCCTATGTGGAATTGGGTGAGGACTACGTGGCGTATAATAATGAGAAGAGCGGTGTCATTGAGAGACTGAAAGAAGATGGCATTGCGGATTTGGACAGTGAATTTGAGGGGGTCTCGGAATGGATATCGATGAAGGCAATGGTTAACTCTTGGCTTGGTGATGCGCTCAAGTACGAGCTCTGGGTGGGAACCGATGGAGCTGCTGCACAAAGTATATATAGCTCGAATCTACCGTGGCCTATAGGGAAAGTTTTGTTCTTGAAGCAAGTTTACAATGTAAAGCAGCAATTTGGGATTACTAGCGACAATGCTGATGAAATCGAACACCAG ATATACAAGAGAGCCAGCATGGTGTTTGGAGCTCTGTCTAGTAGACTGGCGGATCAGATGTTTCTGTATGAAAACAG GCCATCGAGTTTGGATGCTGTCTTTCTGAGCCAGGCGCTCATTACTCTTCAAGCATTACCA GAAACATCAATTCTGCGAAGCAAGTTCTTAGAACATGAGAACCTTGTTGGGTATGCCAGTAGGATAAAGATGGAGTTAATTGATGCAGGAACATCATCTTCCGTCCCAAACTTCCATGCAAACCCTTCATCATCGGCTCCGAGAGGAGGTCCTTCAAACTGGC GTTCTAGACCCAAGACCAAACCCAAAAGGGAAAAAACAAAGGAGGAGAAAGATTTTAAGAGAAGGGCCAAATATTTTTTGGCAGCGCAGCTGGTTTCAGTTGTAGTTTTTGTCACTCTCATGAGTCAAGTTGATGGACTTGAAGATGAGCTTGATTATGATGCTGAAGGCTTCGATCTCGATGAATAG
- the LOC126791257 gene encoding uncharacterized protein LOC126791257 isoform X3: protein MEGGGENSEHQKRRKWTSFEEESLLNILDAIIAGGQRCDTGTFKSGTMMKIEHALNDLCPNSNLKVSPHIESKLKKLKKDYSIIYDMINKSGFAWNDVKKCVEVDSNEVWETYVKNNKNAAGWRNKSYPLFERLANIFGKDRANGSAAEVPAEMVEDHSNNGDGVDLDNDTSPMSINKECSQQSQVSKKKRKRNDEDRVMLALDNLFAESGKRMQMVTDAIMKGNEDRHDIAKELEDMGLSIDDQIKAVEYILEKQQRISAFISLRGEARKRYVDKMLANVDVAAARTDFRCT from the exons ATGGAAGGTGGTGGTGAAAACTCTGAACACCAAAAAAGGCGCAAATGGACCAGCTTTGAAGAGGAATCTTTGTTGAACATACTTGATGCAATTATTGCTGGTGGACAACGTTGTGATACGGGAACGTTCAAATCTGGTACAATGATGAAAATAGAGCATGCTCTTAATGATTTATGTCCTAATTCCAATTTGAAGGTTAGTCCACACATAGAATCAAAGTTGAAGAAACTTAAGAAGGATTATAGCATCATCTATGACATGATAAACAAGAGTGGATTTGCATGGAATGATGTTAAAAAGTGTGTGGAAGTTGATAGTAATGAAGTGTGGGAGACTTAtgtgaag AACAACAAAAATGCAGCAGGTTGGAGAAACAAATCGTATCCCTTGTTTGAGAGACTAGCCAACATCTTTGGGAAGGATCGTGCAAATGGTAGTGCAGCTGAAGTCCCTGCTGAAATGGTGGAGGATCATAGCAACAATGGTGATGGTGTAGATCTTGATAATGACACAAGTCCCATGTCAATAAACAAGGAATGTAGCCAGCAGTCCCAAGTCagtaaaaaaaagaggaaaaggaATGATGAGGATCGAGTCATGCTTGCATTGGATAATTTGTTTGCTGAATCTGGAAAAAGAATGCAAATGGTTACAGATGCCATAATGAAAGGTAATGAAGACCGACATGATATTGCTAAGGAACTTGAGGATATGGGACTTTCTATTGATGACCAAATTAAAGCCGTGGAATATATCTTAGAGAAGCAACAACGTATTTCTGCGTTCATTTCCTTGCGTGGTGAAGCGAGGAAAAGATATGTTGACAAAATGCTTGCTAATGTTGATGTTGCTGCTGCAAGGACTGATTTTAGATGCACTTAG
- the LOC126791257 gene encoding uncharacterized protein LOC126791257 isoform X2: MITSVTTNLSSSRKKAQNKNRGILCISDKDKKLRSMEGGGENSEHQKRRKWTSFEEESLLNILDAIIAGGQRCDTGTFKSGTMMKIEHALNDLCPNSNLKVSPHIESKLKKLKKDYSIIYDMINKSGFAWNDVKKCVEVDSNEVWETYVKNNKNAAGWRNKSYPLFERLANIFGKDRANGSAAEVPAEMVEDHSNNGDGVDLDNDTSPMSINKECSQQSQVSKKKRKRNDEDRVMLALDNLFAESGKRMQMVTDAIMKGNEDRHDIAKELEDMGLSIDDQIKAVEYILEKQQRISAFISLRGEARKRYVDKMLANVDVAAARTDFRCT, encoded by the exons ATGATTACTA GTGTTACCACCAATCTCAGCAGCAGCAGAAAGAAggcacaaaacaaaaacagagggATTTTGTGCATTTCAGACAAAGACAAGAAGCTAAGAAG TATGGAAGGTGGTGGTGAAAACTCTGAACACCAAAAAAGGCGCAAATGGACCAGCTTTGAAGAGGAATCTTTGTTGAACATACTTGATGCAATTATTGCTGGTGGACAACGTTGTGATACGGGAACGTTCAAATCTGGTACAATGATGAAAATAGAGCATGCTCTTAATGATTTATGTCCTAATTCCAATTTGAAGGTTAGTCCACACATAGAATCAAAGTTGAAGAAACTTAAGAAGGATTATAGCATCATCTATGACATGATAAACAAGAGTGGATTTGCATGGAATGATGTTAAAAAGTGTGTGGAAGTTGATAGTAATGAAGTGTGGGAGACTTAtgtgaag AACAACAAAAATGCAGCAGGTTGGAGAAACAAATCGTATCCCTTGTTTGAGAGACTAGCCAACATCTTTGGGAAGGATCGTGCAAATGGTAGTGCAGCTGAAGTCCCTGCTGAAATGGTGGAGGATCATAGCAACAATGGTGATGGTGTAGATCTTGATAATGACACAAGTCCCATGTCAATAAACAAGGAATGTAGCCAGCAGTCCCAAGTCagtaaaaaaaagaggaaaaggaATGATGAGGATCGAGTCATGCTTGCATTGGATAATTTGTTTGCTGAATCTGGAAAAAGAATGCAAATGGTTACAGATGCCATAATGAAAGGTAATGAAGACCGACATGATATTGCTAAGGAACTTGAGGATATGGGACTTTCTATTGATGACCAAATTAAAGCCGTGGAATATATCTTAGAGAAGCAACAACGTATTTCTGCGTTCATTTCCTTGCGTGGTGAAGCGAGGAAAAGATATGTTGACAAAATGCTTGCTAATGTTGATGTTGCTGCTGCAAGGACTGATTTTAGATGCACTTAG
- the LOC126791257 gene encoding protein ALP1-like isoform X1 codes for MDRRCFGLLCELLRTDGRIKNDGLVSVEEQVCCFVHTLAHHVKNRTIRGRFYRSGETVSRYFNSVLQGVLRLQESLLRVPDPVLAECTDPRWKCFKNCLGALDGTYIRVRVPANDKPRYRTRKGEVATNVLAVCSRDLQFIFVLPGWEGSASDSRVLHDAVTRPNGLRVPTGYYYLVDGGYTNGEGFLAPYRGTRYHLSEWDGGNLPRDHVEYFNMKHSKARNVIERCFGMLKGRWAILRSHSFYPIKTQCRIITACCLLHNLIRREMSVDPLENAVFPIETQNGEDVNIIDNVESSDQWTAWRNEIALSMYNQWTRRRVARALARAAEVEENRTRNRRAAMDDRAAREARD; via the exons ATGGATAGAAGGTGTTTTGGTCTATTGTGTGAATTGTTGCGCACAGATGGGAGGATTAAAAATGATGGTTTGGTGTCAGTGGAAGAGCAAGTGTGTTGTTTTGTACATACACTTGCCCATCATGTGAAAAATCGTACGATTAGAGGTAGATTTTATAGATCTGGAGAGACAGTTAGTAGGTACTTCAATTCAGTGTTACAAGGTGTCTTACGATTGCAAGAGAGTTTGTTGAGGGTACCCGATCCGGTTCTTGCTGAATGCACAGATCCTCGATGGAAGTGTTTTAAG AATTGCTTGGGGGCACTAGATGGGACTTATATTAGAGTACGTGTGCCTGCAAATGACAAGCCAAGATATCGAACAAGAAAGGGTGAAGTTGCTACAAATGTGTTGGCTGTTTGTTCTCGTGATTTGCAATTCATATTTGTTTTACCGGGTTGGGAGGGGTCGGCATCTGACTCTAGGGTTCTTCATGATGCAGTCACTAGGCCTAATGGATTAAGAGTTCCCACCG GTTATTATTACCTTGTAGATGGTGGTTATACGAATGGTGAGGGATTTCTTGCACCATATAGAGGAACAAGGTATCATTTATCAGAATGGGATGGTGGAAATTTGCCTAGGGATCATGTGGAATACTTTAACATGAAGCATTCAAAGGCAAGAAATGTGATAGAACGTTGTTTTGGAATGCTGAAAGGAAGATGGGCAATACTAAGAAGTCATTCATTTTATCCAATAAAGACACAATGTCGTATAATTACAGCTTGTTGTCTTTTACACAATTTGATTAGGAGAGAAATGTCTGTGGACCCACTGGAGAATGCAGTATTTCCTATTGAGACGCAAAACGGGGAAGATGTCAATATAATTGACAACGTTGAGTCCTCTGATCAGTGGACTGCATGGAGGAATGAAATAGCTTTAAGTATGTATAATCAGTGGACAAGAAGAAGGGTTGCTAGGGCCCTTGCAAGAGCTGCTGAAGTTGAAGAAAATAGAACAAGGAATAGAAGAGCTGCAATGGATGACAGAGCTGCTAGGGAAGCAAGGGATTAG
- the LOC126790193 gene encoding pumilio homolog 6, chloroplastic, which yields MATESPIRMSETGGNWASHNKPAKFAPSSANMTAEELELLLRDHRFLSSRKDVSPNRSGSAPPSMEGSFLAIDNLLSQQVSSITGSLASLSSVIERCESEEQLRSDPAYLAYYCANVNLNPRLPAPLISWENRRLARHIGSFSPNLGVVDDSGNGLFHMSPAPLPTHQEESEDDQSPPQALNDWVDKTNSGDEAAQLTGQQKNEGSCGSTSPVDNHSPTLSNGFPGDFNRGAVPNSLHHLPVNKMSPSRCTVDEERAADTVLPLNTESSSSPVATSMSHVHTRSTGANDVGVTPVESGMKSLSKSNMPENQKNQVQWPHSYPNTSLQYQIQQQQINLCQVQNATSHITPQGVHYTYAGMDRYLPHISKFAADAQPVLQTSGFAHPLYANFAAYTSGTHPYYSNFQAQSFVSPQYVSGYALSTPGYSPYGGGYHPAGTVPVVVEGTVGSCFNARTSVGSISPGADLQHMSKSYGQLGFPTQTSFTDPMYMQYYQQPFVESYGVPGQYASLASRGGPDLNKTSNHGASLDNLKIQHQTNGGPGNLNSQRGQVSVSYYGNAPSAGVLMQHHNSPLNSPALSASSIGSGRNPGLYHGHLGSGSLHDTKIYNFLEELKSGKGRRFELSDITGHIVEFSADQHGSRFIQQKLENCSIEEKASVFREVLPHACQLMTDVFGNYVIQKFFEYGSPQQRKDLANQLSGQILPLSMQMYGCRVIQKALDVIELEQKARLVRELDGHVMRCVRDQNGNHVIQKCIERIPTEKIPFIISAFHGQVATLSMHPYGCRVVQRVLEHCTNELQCQFIVDEILESVRALAQDQYGNYVSQHVLERGKPHERSRMISKLSGHIVQLSQHKFASNVVEKCLEYGDAAERELLIREIVGPNDGNDNLLVMMKDQFANYVVQKTLEICTNSQRTILINRIRAHTHALKKYTYGKHIVARFEQLFGEENQSGS from the exons ATGGCGACCGAGAGTCCAATTAGAATGTCAGAAACTGGTGGAAATTGGGCTTCCCATAACAAGCCAGCAAAATTTGCTCCATCATCTGCTAATATGACTGCTGAGGAGTTGGAATTGCTTCTGAGAGACCATAGGTTTCTTAGCAGCCGAAAGGATGTTTCCCCCAATCGAAGTGGAAGTGCACCCCCAAGTATGGAGGGTTCATTTTTGGCAATTGATAATCTTTTATCCCAGCAGGTCTCAAGCATAACTGGAAGCTTGGCAAGTCTATCTAGTGTTATTGAAAGATGTGAGTCTGAGGAACAATTGCGTTCTGATCCAGCTTATCTGGCTTATTACTGTGCCAATGTCAATCTGAATCCAAGACTTCCTGCTCCACTTATCTCATGGGAGAATCGACGTCTGGCACGCCACATCGGTAGTTTCAGTCCAAACTTGGGAGTGGTAGATGACAGTGGTAATGGTTTGTTTCATATGTCTCCAGCACCACTGCCAACACACCAGGAAGAGTCAGAGGATGATCAGAGTCCCCCACAGGCTTTGAATGATTGGGTAGATAAGACAAATTCTGGAGACGAAGCAGCTCAATTGACAGGACAACAGAAAAAT GAAGGTTCTTGTGGATCTACTTCACCTGTAGATAATCATTCTCCTACCTTAAGCAACGGGTTTCCTGGGGACTTTAATCGGGGTGCCGTTCCCAATTCCTTGCATCATCTCCCTGTTAATAAGATGAGTCCAAGTAGGTGCACTGTAGATGAAGAACGTGCAGCTGATACAGTGCTTCCACTAAACACTGAATCCTCATCCAGTCCTGTTGCAACTTCAATGTCTCATGTTCATACCAGGAGCACAGGTGCTAATGATGTGGGTGTTACCCCTGTTGAATCTGGAATGAAGTCTCTCAGTAAATCAAACATGCCAGAAAATCAAAAGAATCAAGTACAGTGGCCACATAGCTACCCGAACACTTCCCTGCAATACCAGATACAGCAACAGCAAATCAATTTATGCCAAGTTCAAAATGCCACATCTCACATAACTCCTCAAGGGGTTCATTACACTTATGCTGGCATGGATCGCTATCTCCCTCATATCTCCAAGTTCGCAGCAGATGCACAGCCAGTGCTCCAGACATCAGGGTTTGCACACCCACTCTATGCAAATTTCGCAGCTTACACAAGTGGAACACATCCATATTACTCAAATTTTCAGGCACAGAGCTTTGTTTCTCCACAATATGTAAGCGGATATGCTTTAAGTACCCCTGGTTATTCTCCATATGGTGGTGGATATCATCCTGCAGGGACTGTtcctgttgttgttgagggAACTGTGGGTTCATGCTTTAATGCTCGAACATCTGTGGGAAGCATTTCACCTGGGGCTGATTTGCAACATATGAGCAAGTCATATGGGCAGCTTGGGTTTCCTACACAAACTTCGTTTACCGATCCTATGTATATGCAATACTATCAACAGCCATTTGTGGAATCATATGGTGTTCCTGGTCAGTATGCTTCTTTGGCATCTAGAGGTGGTCCTGATTTAAACAAAACATCCAATCATGGTGCTAGTTTGGATAACCTGAAAATCCAACATCAAACGAATGGTGGGCCAGGGAATTTGAACTCACAAAGAGGACAAGTAAGTGTCAGCTATTATGGAAACGCGCCAAGTGCCGGTGTTTTGATGCAGCACCATAACTCCCCCTTAAATAGTCCTGCTCTGTCAGCATCATCCATTGGTTCAGGAAGAAATCCTGGATTATATCATGGGCACCTAGGCTCTGGGAGTCTTCATGAcaccaaaatttataattttcttgAGGAGTTGAAATCTGGCAAAGGCCGCAGATTTGAGCTATCTGATATCACAGGACATATTGTTGAATTTAg CGCTGATCAACATGGGAGTCGATTTATCCAACAGAAGTTAGAAAACTGTAGTATTGAAGAGAAGGCTTCTGTATTCAGAGAAGTTCTCCCACATGCTTGTCAATTAATGACTGATGTTTTTGGTAACTATGTGATTCAAAAG TTTTTTGAGTATGGAAGCCCTCAGCAAAGGAAGGATCTTGCCAATCAACTTTCAGGTCAAATTTTGCCCCTAAGTATGCAAATGTATGGTTGTCGTGTAATCCAAAAG GCACTTGATGTTATTGAGCTTGAACAAAAAGCAAGGCTTGTACGTGAGTTGGATGGACATGTCATGAGATGTGTTCGTGACCAAAATGGAAACCATGTCATACAAAAGTGTATTGAGAGAATCCCAACAGAAAAGATTCCGTTTATAATTTCTGCTTTCCATGGTCAAGTTGCAACACTTTCAATGCATCCCTATGGTTGCCGTGTTGTACAG AGAGTTCTGGAGCATTGCACAAATGAGCTGCAATGCCAGTTTATAGTTGATGAGATTTTGGAGTCTGTGCGTGCTCTTGCTCAGGACCAATATGGTAATTATGTCTCGCAG CATGTATTGGAGAGgggaaaacctcatgaaagaagCCGAATGATTAGCAAGTTGTCGGGTCATATTGTACAGCTGAGCCAGCACAAGTTTGCATCCAATGTTGTTGAGAAATGTTTGGAGTACGGTGACGCTGCAGAACGAGAACTGTTGATTAGGGAGATTGTTGGCCCTAATGATGGAAATGATAATTTATTG GTCATGATGAAGGACCAATTTGCTAATTATGTGGTTCAGAAGACTCTTGAAATCTGTACAAACAGTCAACGGACAATATTGATTAATCGGATAAGGGCTCATACGCATGCATTGAAGAAATACACTTACGGAAAACACATTGTTGCCCGGTTTGAGCAGCTATTTGGAGAGG AAAATCAATCAGGATCCTGA
- the LOC126791142 gene encoding 18S rRNA (guanine-N(7))-methyltransferase RID2 codes for MSRPELQNPPEIFYNDDEARKYTRNSRIMEIQSELSDRALELLALPQDDVPRLLLDIGCGSGLSGETLSDSGHHWIGLDISQSMLDVALENEVQGDLLLADMGQGLGLRSGVIDGAISISAVQWLCNADKSSHNPRLRLKAFFGSLYRCLARGAKAAFQMYPENLDQRELIVSSAMRAGFSGGIVVDYPNSSKKRKEYLVLTCGPPSVNSSVPEGKSEDEDSSFDEDSSEDEENQTVSISDRHRPRKKQRTTKKGKGRDWLLKKKDQMRRKGNVVPPDTRYTGRKRKARF; via the exons ATGTCTCGGCCGGAGCTGCAAAACCCGCCGGAGATATTCTACAATGACGACGAAGCTCGCAAGTACACTCGCAACTCCAGAATCATGGAGATTCAGTCCGAGCTCTCCGACAGGGCCCTCGAGCTTCTTGCTCTGCCCCAAGATGACGTCCCCAGGTTGCTCCTTGACATCG GTTGTGGCTCTGGGCTTAGCGGGGAGACCTTGTCTGATTCTGGGCATCACTGGATTGGTTTAGATATCTCTCAATCGATGCTTG ATGTTGCACTGGAAAATGAGGTTCAGGGTGACCTTCTGCTTGCGGACATGGGCCAG GGGTTGGGACTTCGTTCGGGAGTTATTGATGGTGCTATAAGTATCTCGGCTGTTCAG TGGTTGTGCAATGCTGACAAGTCCTCACATAATCCCCGATTAAGATTGAA GGCTTTCTTTGGGTCATTGTATAGATGTTTAGCTAGGGGAGCAAAAGCTGCATTCCAAATGTATCCAGAAAATCTAGACCAGCGGGAATTGATTGTGAGCTCTGCAATGCGTGCTGGATTTTCTGGTGGTATTGTCGTTGATTATCCCAACAG ttccaagaaaagaaaagaatactTAGTCCTCACATGTGGTCCGCCATCTGTCAACTCATCAGTTCCTGAGGGTAAAAGTGAGGATGAAGATAGTTCCTTTGATGAAGATAgtagtgaagatgaagaaaatcaGACA GTGTCCATTTCAGACAGGCACAGGCCAAGGAAAAAACAGAgaacaacaaagaaaggtaAGGGGAGAGATTGGTTACTGAAAAAGAAGGACCAGATGAGAAGAAAAGGGAATGTTGTTCCTCCAGACACAAGGTACACTGGTCGGAAACGGAAGGCTCGCTTTTGA
- the LOC126791145 gene encoding 60S acidic ribosomal protein P3, whose translation MGVFTFVVKSSGGEWSAKQYEGDLEACAPSSYELQRKLVQAALSSDSSGGVQSSYSPVTPSSAVFQVIIGGGGGGGAFVGGAAAAAPAGGASAAAEAPAAEEKKEEKEESDDDMGFSLFD comes from the exons ATGGGAGTTTTCACCTTCGTCGTCAAGAGCTCAGGAGGAGAATGGAGTGCCAAGCAATACGAGGGCGATCTTGAGGCCTGTGCTCCTTCTTCGTATGAACTTCAGAGGAAGCTCGTCCAGGCTGCTCTCTCTTCTGACAGCTCCGGCGGCGTTCAGAGCTCCTACTCCCCCGTCACTCCTTCCTCTGCTGTCTTCCAG GTGATCATtggtggcggcggcggcggtggtgCCTTTGTTGGAGGTGCTGCTGCAGCAGCCCCAGCAGGCGGTGCATCTGCAGCTGCCGAGGCTCCAGCAGctgaggagaagaaggaagagaaGGAGGAGAGTGATGATGACATGGGATTCTCCCTCTTTGATTAA